The Calliopsis andreniformis isolate RMS-2024a chromosome 5, iyCalAndr_principal, whole genome shotgun sequence nucleotide sequence CATCAGTTGATGCACctacaaatattattaaaaagctGTATGTTTTCTCATTCAAATGCATATAGTTTAAAACATACTTACATCTAATTCTTCATAACTTTTAAAGTATTGATCCATATTTTTAATCTCTTAAGTAACAATTTATCCTTTAATTTGTTTCaaattttgttatttaaaaGGAAAAATATGTAGTTGCTGAAGTTATAAATTTTAAGTTTTAGAAGATATTTATTAAAGTCGAACACTTTCCCTTCTACTTCATGGAACTCCTAACCTCAATTCATAACAAATAACGGACAACACGTGTACCGCATCTTAAAAGGGTtgcttattatttattaaatatataatgtataaagattTTTTAAGAAATATACATTACTAATACTGTAATCTTAAACAATAATTTACAATTAAGGTATATTTACAAAAAGTATCTTTTTCGCTCAGTATTAGTTTAAAATTCAATTAATCAAAATTATCAATCTATATTATATACAGTTGCAAGCAattttttatgtccatcattaGTTAATATCTATGACTAGGTCTTTTATTTTCACTAGCTTTTTGTTGTTCTTTCTCTTTCATTAGTCGTTTAAACTCAGCTTGTTTCTCCATCTGTTTTCGTTTTCGCTCTATTCGTAAAAGTTCTTCTTCACTTAATACTGTAATCATCCCCATTTAAATTAATGTTGACTCATAAATAGATTATGTAATTATACAATTTCCTTACCTTTTTTCTGGTCCACTTGCTTCTGACCATCATCTGATTCACTCTGATGACGACCATTGGATTGTAGTTGACCTTTTGTATCAGGCAAAGCCTTTGATGATTGTTCTGTAGGACTCTTTGGTTTTGTTTGTTGTACTGATATTCCTGGCAGACACACATTTTCTAAAAAGTATCCTATATTAACGAttgatttattaaaattttattcttaataaattttatagaaaCCTGTGTGTTTTTTGTGATTATCCTTATGAGTCTCAGAAGAAGTTGGTTGATCAAATTGTTCAGGTATACCTAACTGTTCATCAGAAGTAGTCCACTGCAGATCTTCCTTCTGAACATTCTTCGCATGAGAATTAGGTAGCTTCTtcattaatttttgtatttcaaTTTCTATTGCATTGCCAAAACATGACAGAGTTTTCCTAAATGCATCTGTAAGAGAACCCTAAATATGATAATCAAAAGATTTTCTTAATGCAAagattgaaatatttcaaatagtgAACATACAGCTCTCGCACAATGTAATGCTGCACCTTTCATAGCTCCCTCCGCATGACAATATCCCATGTCCTCATGAAATATTCCATTTATCAATTGAATCTTAACAAATGTAACACATCCACAAACGTATTTACCCATGAAGGATTCTATAAAATCTGAAATAAATTTCAGTAAAAAAATGTGTGATACAAATGCATAAATTCAAATTAACGAAATCAAAATTAAATGTACGTACCAACTGTCTGACTAGTAACAGTATGACTCCACTTTCCTTCCCCAAATATTCGATTTGCTAGAGATATTAATTCATTATTAAGTGTGAATGTCTCCTTCACATCAAATTTCTGAGGGCACATTGTGTTTATTGTGGTTTGTTTTGAATTTATAGGTGGCTAAAAAAAAATGTGAACTTTTACATAACACGTATAATCAGTTTTGAAAAAAACGCTGTAACCTATAAAATACTTACAATTTTTATACATGAAGGATAATTTGTCGCACTATTCATTCTTTTATTTTAACCGTCAATTCCGTTTGAAATTTTAATGATAACAACGTTAGAGGACTAGATGTCGATACTGTTTCAGTGATTCGATGTATTAAATTACTTTAAGTTACATCGTTACATGTTACATTAACATGTATCTACCTAGAAGCCCGAAAAAGCTATATGAATTCAggaatttcttattttttgaCTATCAGTATTTCGAGAAAAACgcgtttaaaattttgaatacctAGGTAATTTTTTGTCTGTAAGTAGCAACACTCGACCGCGCGATTCTGTCTAGAATGAGAACGAATAGAAAATTTGTTAAGAAATTCATTAAGAAtgagaaaaaaaaattaaattgcaaAAGATTAAGATGTCtatctattttatacttttgtTGCACTCATTCAGTTTAAAGTGTTGGTAGGAGGATACTTCAGTTTGAAATTTGCACGACGAAAGACTCGCGCACTCGACAAGATTCGTAATAATTCAGAAAGAAATGATTcactattctatattttcaaattacatttttacaaattatacattttacactTTCTGTAGGTACGATAAGAATGACGGTActgtgatttattttgtatatttatttatacaataatcattataataaattatatatataatatatatttgtattatgcGTGTGTAGTGATAATATGTATTGCATAGAAATAATGTTTGACACGATTTTGGCGAATAGATTGGCTAGATTATGCCTTGTGACTCACACATTTAATTGCAACTGATACTCACCACACTCTTTCTATCTTTTGATTAAAATCACCACCGAGCctctataattttaattttggacTTTGCTTTGTTGCATTCGTAGGAAGAACGTGTGCATGATTAAAAAGTAGCAAGCTTCTGTTTAAAAGTTTGTTGAGAGTTAGATTTAGTGCATTATTAATACACAgtttgtaataaaaaatatttatgtacaatttgaaataattttttattaaagcaTATAAATTCTCTTTGGAATCACCGGTATCAGTTTATTAAATtaagttttatatttatatatttatacgtTCGTACAcgaaaaattattcatttaagtaagtgaaatttagaaataaatattttgcTACTTATTAATTGTACACAGCTCTTGATTCGTCCTAGTATTATAGTTCTTATTAACCTTATCTAGAAGAACGTTTGTCtcacatttaattatttaatacaaTAAAGTATATAATAAGTAAAACTCTTAAGCCCGAGGCAGTAATTCTATACATATACACTGATCATTTTGTTTTTAGTGGGCTGAAATACCTAAACAACAGTTTTACTTTTAACAGACACACAGTCACACTTAGTGTCATTGAGCTGATCTTATTATATCTAATTCTTTTCCAAACGATTACATTACAATTAAAATGTTAACATAATATTTATAGAAAAAAACGTAATTTTCACTATGATATGGACTGCCTGTGAAAAGACACAGGCAGCTATTAAAAAATTCTCTAAATGTGCTCGAAAACACTGCTCGTAATGTATCGCGTAAGTGACATAAAAGGAGAAATCCGATTTCATGTACAAAAATGAGTTACACATTTACATACTTGAACGTCACATTTTGAACTATAACTgggatacaatataattattactactTTTAAATCTACACGATTTAAAAAAGATGTTCAAAAGGAAAATGAGCTTACGACGAATTAGGAAACAATGTTTGATTACTATAAGTACCGTTGCGCTCGAAAATATATGTGGAACGTTTTCATTTGgtactataaaatattttacgaTACACGTTAAATCGtactataaataatttaataaatttgtaaagAATTACACAAAGTTTCCGACAattcaataatcattattaacgATTCTAAAAATTATTTCTACGATATACTCTGAATTTGTGTCTTATATACATGtgatttttaataatataacaGTATCTAAGTATCTCTAACTGAAAACTATTCTCGAAAATGTATATCCTTAAAGAATAAATAGTGAAACAATAACAAGTTAAAGATCTTACACGTAGATAAAAATATTCTATatgtgtatttatatatttatatatatatttatataaatttaaacGTAGACGTGACGTGACCCCACATTAGACTGATAAATAGCACTATAGTATATTACATGTTACGTATGTAAACTGAAAAGAGAACATTATAAAGTAGGAATTGTGGCACCTTATCGAACTACTCGAAAACTAACGCTTAAACGCTTATTTGGCAACAATTTATAGTTCACATAGACATTTCTCCCTTTATGTCTCGGAGCAAATCTAAATGTTGCACGTATGTATAATATTAATCGAATGACAAGATGCATAAATTTGTAAACAAATAGGCAcagtacaaaaaaaataaacataatcacAGCTGAGTTGGCAGGCAGGCGGGCAAACGCAGGCGTACTATTGGACAGGCTTGCTC carries:
- the LOC143179058 gene encoding uncharacterized protein LOC143179058 is translated as MNSATNYPSCIKIPPINSKQTTINTMCPQKFDVKETFTLNNELISLANRIFGEGKWSHTVTSQTVDFIESFMGKYVCGCVTFVKIQLINGIFHEDMGYCHAEGAMKGAALHCARAGSLTDAFRKTLSCFGNAIEIEIQKLMKKLPNSHAKNVQKEDLQWTTSDEQLGIPEQFDQPTSSETHKDNHKKHTENVCLPGISVQQTKPKSPTEQSSKALPDTKGQLQSNGRHQSESDDGQKQVDQKKGKEIV